Part of the Corynebacterium caspium DSM 44850 genome, GCGGTTCCATCAATCGGGTCAGCTAGTACCTCAATGACATCTGCGAGCATCTGTTTCCTTCCGTCGGAAGCTCTTAAACTTCCGGTGGCAATTATGTAGCTTTAGAGCCTAGCGGGAAAGTCTCCGCAGTGCGCTAATAGGGTGACCAAGTGGGCATATAAAAAGCCCGGACCTTAGGAATTATCCCAGATCCGGGCTTTTAATAAGTTGCTATAGGAGACGTTTAGACCCTGCAGCTTTCTCAACGGTGCTATTGGTTTTTAGCCAGTGAAGCACTTAACTAGTTGCTGCCTCAGTAAGCAAAGCTCCCAATTCGGCAGCTTCCTCATGAGTTAGCTCGATGACCAAACGCCCACCGCCGTCCGAGGGAATTCGCATAACAATCTTGCGGCTTTCCTCAACTGCTTCCATCGGACCGCTACCAGTGCGAGGTTTCATCGCTGCCATAGGATCAGGGCTCCTTTTCTACACATTCTTGGGTTCCTTGACAATTGTAGTCTTTTTATTCCTCTGGGGCGCTACAAGCTGCATATTTTCTAATTTTATTTGTAATTCCTGGGAATGTTCAATCAGTTCTTGGAGTACTGCATCGACTTGTTCTTGGCGATAACCCCGCGCAACCACTTCAAATTTAAGGGCCGCAAAATCCCCAGAGGCTATTGCCGCAGAGTTATTTGCAAGAACTTCCTGGCGTGCAGTTTCGCTTTCTAATGGCGGCATCAACTCCCCGCGCCCAAAAATTTTGCCCCACAGCAAATTACCTAAAATAGTAAAAATCGCTAATGCGGCGATAAGAATGAACCAAGCCATTATATTTATCCTAAATCTTTACTAAAACACGAATAGAGCCGAAGGGATTTAACAGGCGCCGTTAACCTCTGGGTTTCGCGGTTGAAAACGCATAATATGCTCCACTGCCTCGCTTACGGAATCTGTAAGTAAGAAAATATCCATATCTGCTGCATCAATTAGGCCCTCACCTACTAAACGTTGCTGCAGCCAATCAACTAAACCAGCCCAAAAATCACTACCTAATAATACAATCGGATAGTTATTCATTTTAGAATTTTGGACCAAACACAGCACTTCAAAGAGTTCATCTAAAGTGCCAAAACCACCGGGGAGACAAATAAAGCCGCGAGAATATTTCAACAACATTACTTTGCGCACAAAAAAGTAACGGAAATTGACCCCAAGGTCTACCCACGGGTTCAAATGTTGCTCATGAGGTAGTTCAATGCCTAAGCCAACAGAAAGCCCTCCAGCTTCACTACACCCCCGATTAGGGGCTTCCATCAACCCAGGACCACCCCCAGTAACTACAGCAAAACCATTCTTGGCAAGCTCGGCTCCTAATTCCAGACCCTGGGCATAAACCGGTGAATCCTGATCCACCCGCGCCGAACCAAAAACAGTAACCGCAGGAGGCAAAGTGGCTAAAGCGTCGAAAGCAGACACAAATTCCGCCTGAATACGCAGGGTGCGCCAGGTATCATCGTGCATCCATTCGGTATTTTTACTCGGTGCTAAAAGGCGATAATCATAAGTTGAATCTGATTTAGATTTAGGCCTAACCAATACTGGGCCCCGAAGTTGGCGCGGAGAACTATAAGGATCAACTTTGTTTTCAGACATAGCTATCTAACCTAGCGCGTTTTCAGTTTGCCTCGCACGCTACAGTTTTTGATCATGGTGAAATTTAAAGGCCACAAAGACATCGCTGCTCCTGCTAAATTCCGCAGTGAAGAACTCAGCCAAGGATTGCGGATAAGACATTTAACAATGATGGGCTTGGGCTCAGCCATTGGGGCCGGGCTCTTCCTGGGCACCGGGGTAGGCATTAGAACTGCTGGTCCAGCCATTATTATTGCCTATGCCATAACTGGTGCTATCACCGTGCTAATAATGCAAATGCTTGGCGAAATGGTGGCTGCAAGGCCTTCTTCTGGCTCATTTTCTGATTATGCCGACCAAGCCTTTGGGCGCTGGGCTGGCTTTGCAGTGGGTTGGTTGTACTGGTTCATGATGGTGATGATCATGGGTGCAGAAATGACTGGTGCAGCTGCGATTATGGGCACCTGGTTTGGGGTAGAACCATGGGTCCCGGCTTTAGTTTCGGTGTCAATTTTAGCAATCGTGAACCTAGTTTCCGTACGCGGCTTTGGCGAATTTGAATTCTGGTTTGCCTTTATCAAAGTAGCCATCATCATTTTCTTCCTAGCAGTTGGAACCCTTTTGATCCTGGGCTTATTACCAGGACATAGGTTCATCGGTACCGAAAATTTCTTAGGCAACGGGTTTATGCCAAATGGTATTTCTGGAGTAGCCGCTGGTTTACTCGCAGTGGCCTTCGCCTTTGGCGGCATCGAGATGGTCACCATTGCTGCTGCAGAATCAGAAGATCCGCAACGCTCCATCCATACCGCAGTAAAATCTATTATTTGGCGCATAGGCATCTTCTATATCGGCTCAGTGCTAGTAATTGCTTTCCTCCTACCCTATGACCTCATCCGGGGAGCTAATTCAGCCGCAGATTCCCCTTTTACCATGGTCTTAGAAATGGCTGGAATTCCAGCGGTTACCGGGCTTATGGAAGTAATCATTGTGCTGGCGCTACTTTCGGCCTTTAATGCGCAACTCTACGGTTCTTCACGCCTGTGCTATTCGCTAGCGCGGCAACATAATGCTCCAGCTATTTTCCGACAGGTTAATCACCGGGCAGTACCTTTTGCAGCCGTCGTGCTTTCAGTAATTATGGCCTTTACTTCAGTCTTATTGCAGTGGTGGAATCCAGCTGGCTTATTAGATTTCTTGCTCAGCTCCATTGGCGGCTGCTTGGTAGTAATTTGGATTTCAATAATCTCTAGCCATCTCAAATTGCACCCCCAATTAGTGGCTAGTGGAGAACTTACAAAAGTGCGGATGCGCGGCTATCCATGGCTTCCGATTGGCACCCTGATTGCTGTTTTTGGAATCGTAATTTTGATGTTAGCCGACCCAAATGCCCGTTTTCAGGTATTCAGCGTGGCAGTTTTGATTTCAACGCTTTTAATTATTACTGCCATCACTATGTCCTTTACTCGTAGAGAAGGTCACGTATCGACTATGTTA contains:
- a CDS encoding DUF3117 domain-containing protein, producing the protein MAAMKPRTGSGPMEAVEESRKIVMRIPSDGGGRLVIELTHEEAAELGALLTEAATS
- a CDS encoding TIGR00730 family Rossman fold protein; translation: MSENKVDPYSSPRQLRGPVLVRPKSKSDSTYDYRLLAPSKNTEWMHDDTWRTLRIQAEFVSAFDALATLPPAVTVFGSARVDQDSPVYAQGLELGAELAKNGFAVVTGGGPGLMEAPNRGCSEAGGLSVGLGIELPHEQHLNPWVDLGVNFRYFFVRKVMLLKYSRGFICLPGGFGTLDELFEVLCLVQNSKMNNYPIVLLGSDFWAGLVDWLQQRLVGEGLIDAADMDIFLLTDSVSEAVEHIMRFQPRNPEVNGAC
- a CDS encoding amino acid permease — encoded protein: MVKFKGHKDIAAPAKFRSEELSQGLRIRHLTMMGLGSAIGAGLFLGTGVGIRTAGPAIIIAYAITGAITVLIMQMLGEMVAARPSSGSFSDYADQAFGRWAGFAVGWLYWFMMVMIMGAEMTGAAAIMGTWFGVEPWVPALVSVSILAIVNLVSVRGFGEFEFWFAFIKVAIIIFFLAVGTLLILGLLPGHRFIGTENFLGNGFMPNGISGVAAGLLAVAFAFGGIEMVTIAAAESEDPQRSIHTAVKSIIWRIGIFYIGSVLVIAFLLPYDLIRGANSAADSPFTMVLEMAGIPAVTGLMEVIIVLALLSAFNAQLYGSSRLCYSLARQHNAPAIFRQVNHRAVPFAAVVLSVIMAFTSVLLQWWNPAGLLDFLLSSIGGCLVVIWISIISSHLKLHPQLVASGELTKVRMRGYPWLPIGTLIAVFGIVILMLADPNARFQVFSVAVLISTLLIITAITMSFTRREGHVSTMLTVHDHSETTDK